A single genomic interval of Mucilaginibacter robiniae harbors:
- a CDS encoding polyprenyl synthetase family protein, producing the protein MLNLDEIKKPIAAEIDVFEERFKASMQSSVPLLDRITHYIVKRKGKQIRPMFVFFSASLCGGVNEATHRGAALVELLHTATLVHDDVVDNSYQRRGFFSINALWKNKIAVLVGDFLLAKGMDLSLANNDFQLLRIVNEAVKQMSEGELLQVEKVRRMDINENIYYDVIRQKTASLIAACCACGASSAGADVETVEKMRLFGEKIGIAFQIKDDMFDFGTNDVGKPLGIDIKEKKVTLPLIYALNNTSSSEKRRIINLVKNHNEEPEKITQIISFVQQTGGLQYAETQMQKYQNEAFEILNTFPPSEARQGLEQLVRYTTERNK; encoded by the coding sequence ATGCTGAACCTGGACGAGATTAAAAAGCCTATAGCTGCCGAGATTGATGTTTTTGAGGAAAGGTTTAAAGCCTCTATGCAAAGCTCAGTGCCCCTGCTTGATCGTATTACACATTATATTGTAAAGCGAAAAGGTAAGCAAATCAGGCCCATGTTTGTATTTTTTTCGGCCAGTTTATGTGGTGGCGTAAATGAGGCCACTCATCGTGGAGCGGCTTTAGTTGAACTGCTGCATACTGCCACGCTGGTGCATGATGATGTGGTAGATAATTCTTATCAGCGCCGCGGATTTTTCTCTATAAATGCTTTATGGAAAAATAAGATTGCAGTTTTAGTCGGCGATTTTCTGCTGGCGAAAGGCATGGATTTATCCTTGGCGAATAACGATTTTCAATTACTGCGCATTGTAAATGAAGCTGTAAAACAAATGAGTGAGGGTGAGTTGTTGCAGGTTGAAAAGGTACGCCGTATGGATATTAACGAAAATATTTATTACGACGTTATTCGCCAGAAAACTGCATCATTAATTGCAGCTTGTTGCGCATGTGGTGCTTCATCAGCAGGAGCTGATGTTGAAACGGTAGAGAAAATGCGATTATTCGGTGAAAAAATTGGTATTGCCTTCCAGATTAAGGATGACATGTTTGATTTTGGTACCAATGATGTGGGGAAACCTTTAGGTATTGACATTAAAGAGAAAAAGGTAACCTTACCATTAATTTATGCTTTAAATAATACTAGCTCTTCCGAGAAAAGGCGTATTATTAATCTGGTGAAAAATCATAACGAAGAACCTGAGAAAATTACTCAAATTATTAGTTTTGTACAGCAAACCGGCGGATTACAGTATGCCGAAACGCAAATGCAAAAGTACCAAAATGAAGCATTTGAAATTTTAAACACTTTTCCACCAAGTGAAGCCCGCCAAGGGTTGGAACAGCTAGTTAGATATACTACTGAGCGTAATAAGTAG
- a CDS encoding Gfo/Idh/MocA family protein: MKNINQLMQSFLSSSGECNRREFLENAGKGLMAATVIGELASCTADAQNMGGGGMHKSMADTIRVQVPSQHAATERQQETGTAMIEPDKRIGYAIVGLGELTIGQIMPAFGACKYAKPVALISGHPDKAQKVAAQYGINPKNIYDYQNFDQIKNNPKIEAVYIVLPNGMHEEFVTRAAQAGKHVLCEKPMANSSKEAERMIAACKKAGKKLMIAYRIQYEPHNRMAMKWTREKHFGKVKVISSTNVQNIGDPSQWRLKKALSGGGSLPDIGLYNINTNRFLLGEEPHTVVASTYSTPNDPRFKEVEEAVMFQMFFPSGAIANNVCSYGVHNSKNYRCFADNGGWFGLDPAFDYEGLKMEASQAQGKIEMKQNPIISDKKQFALEMDHFAQCIMENNEPYTPGEEGLQDHKIMEAIYESARTGKPVKLEMITTLDTFRHVDNAPKES; the protein is encoded by the coding sequence ATGAAAAACATCAATCAACTGATGCAATCTTTTCTATCATCATCGGGTGAATGCAACCGGCGCGAATTTTTAGAAAATGCCGGTAAAGGGTTAATGGCAGCTACTGTTATTGGCGAACTAGCTTCGTGCACTGCCGATGCTCAAAATATGGGAGGTGGCGGCATGCATAAATCTATGGCCGATACTATTCGGGTACAGGTACCTAGTCAGCATGCGGCTACCGAAAGGCAGCAGGAAACTGGCACCGCTATGATAGAACCGGATAAGCGTATAGGCTATGCTATAGTCGGACTTGGTGAATTAACGATAGGCCAGATTATGCCTGCTTTTGGCGCCTGCAAATATGCAAAACCGGTAGCATTGATAAGCGGTCATCCAGACAAGGCCCAGAAGGTAGCAGCGCAGTATGGCATTAACCCGAAGAACATATATGACTATCAGAATTTCGATCAAATTAAAAACAACCCGAAAATTGAAGCCGTATATATTGTATTGCCCAATGGCATGCACGAAGAGTTTGTGACACGTGCAGCACAAGCCGGCAAACATGTACTATGTGAAAAGCCCATGGCTAACTCCAGCAAAGAAGCTGAACGCATGATAGCCGCCTGCAAAAAAGCTGGTAAAAAACTGATGATTGCCTACCGCATTCAGTATGAACCTCACAACCGCATGGCTATGAAGTGGACGCGTGAAAAGCATTTTGGTAAGGTAAAAGTAATTAGTTCTACCAATGTGCAAAACATAGGCGATCCGTCGCAATGGCGCTTAAAAAAGGCATTATCAGGTGGTGGCTCGTTACCTGATATTGGTTTGTATAATATTAATACTAATCGCTTTTTATTGGGGGAAGAGCCGCATACCGTTGTTGCATCCACCTATAGCACACCTAACGACCCACGTTTTAAAGAAGTGGAGGAAGCGGTAATGTTCCAGATGTTTTTCCCAAGTGGTGCTATTGCCAACAATGTGTGCAGCTATGGAGTACATAATTCTAAAAACTACCGCTGCTTTGCCGATAATGGTGGTTGGTTCGGCCTAGACCCAGCTTTTGATTATGAAGGTCTTAAAATGGAAGCATCGCAAGCACAAGGCAAAATAGAGATGAAGCAAAATCCTATCATAAGCGACAAAAAACAATTTGCATTGGAAATGGACCACTTTGCACAATGCATAATGGAAAACAATGAGCCTTATACCCCTGGTGAGGAAGGTTTGCAAGACCATAAAATCATGGAAGCTATTTATGAATCGGCCCGTACCGGCAAGCCAGTAAAGTTAGAAATGATTACCACGTTAGATACGTTCCGGCACGTAGATAATGCGCCGAAAGAATCATAA
- a CDS encoding PH domain-containing protein — translation MTPPKLITLRPALSYALWRSVLPTGLSLLFLVLAWTLSPVFIWCSLAFMLAAVYRLRYIRSIQYVITEGSLQVSSGLLFKRTDYLELFRVKDYILTRPVLMQVFGLMNLTLKSTDPENPVLTLTGIPAMDLVGELREWVQRARALNCIMEIN, via the coding sequence ATGACTCCTCCAAAATTGATTACCCTCAGGCCCGCGCTTAGTTATGCGCTATGGCGGTCTGTCTTACCGACCGGATTATCCCTGCTTTTTCTGGTGCTGGCCTGGACCCTGTCACCGGTGTTCATCTGGTGCAGCCTGGCGTTCATGCTGGCTGCCGTATATCGGCTGCGGTATATCCGGAGTATTCAGTACGTGATTACGGAAGGTTCCTTGCAGGTCAGCAGCGGTTTACTTTTCAAAAGAACAGATTATCTGGAACTCTTCCGGGTGAAAGACTACATTCTGACCCGGCCCGTTCTCATGCAGGTTTTCGGGTTGATGAACCTGACCCTGAAAAGTACGGACCCTGAGAATCCTGTGCTCACGCTGACCGGTATTCCCGCAATGGACCTGGTGGGAGAGCTGAGAGAATGGGTACAGCGGGCCCGCGCATTGAACTGCATTATGGAAATAAATTGA
- a CDS encoding helix-turn-helix domain-containing protein — translation MAIEIITKDDLEAFRKTLLNDIQALLINNRPETKEWLRCADVRKLLKVSTATVQNLRMTGKLKSHKVGGIHFYRLADVESMISGKTL, via the coding sequence GTGGCAATAGAAATAATCACCAAAGATGATCTGGAAGCTTTCCGGAAAACGCTGCTCAATGACATTCAGGCTTTACTGATCAACAACAGACCGGAAACGAAAGAATGGCTTCGGTGTGCAGATGTGCGCAAGCTGCTGAAAGTTTCCACCGCCACCGTTCAGAACCTGCGCATGACCGGCAAGCTGAAATCTCATAAGGTAGGCGGCATACATTTTTACAGACTGGCCGATGTGGAAAGCATGATCAGCGGTAAAACCCTATAG
- a CDS encoding site-specific integrase codes for MLEKTFGLLFFLKKSQNQNDDRFIYIKITVDGKSKELSTKRKCEASKWNVHAGRATGNKEAVKELNYFLDTLEQQVYLAKRMLIESNKPVSAQAIKDILTGNYEKPRMILEIFRHHNDQMKALEGIDYARGTIGRYEISFGHTRSFMKWMYGTDEDKDIRELDHEFIAQYAFWLKTVRKCNHNSTVKYLANFKKVVLVCVKNRWLPGDPFANFKLTKKKVERTALTERELRRLEEKEFSTARLDAVRDIFVFSCYTGLAFADVQKLKRSDIRIGADGKHWIFVHRQKTNAPSRIPLLVQAKNILSKYRNDPKCCNTGIALPVLTNQRMNSYLKEIADCCGIRAELTFHIARHTFATTVTLNNGVPIESVSKMLGHADIKQTQHYAKMQDDKVSRDMLQLEENLLEKNSLKEGETRMAKSFFELP; via the coding sequence ATGTTAGAGAAAACCTTCGGTCTGCTTTTTTTTCTTAAAAAGTCTCAGAACCAGAATGACGACAGATTTATTTACATCAAAATCACGGTTGACGGCAAATCCAAAGAACTGTCAACAAAGCGCAAATGTGAAGCGTCAAAGTGGAATGTACACGCAGGACGAGCGACCGGGAATAAAGAAGCTGTCAAAGAACTGAACTATTTCCTGGATACACTGGAGCAGCAGGTGTACCTGGCCAAGAGAATGCTGATAGAATCAAATAAACCTGTTTCTGCTCAGGCCATTAAAGATATACTTACCGGCAATTATGAAAAGCCAAGAATGATCCTTGAAATTTTCAGGCATCATAATGACCAGATGAAGGCACTGGAAGGCATTGATTATGCACGCGGCACGATTGGCAGATATGAGATTTCGTTCGGGCATACCCGGTCGTTTATGAAATGGATGTATGGAACCGATGAGGATAAGGACATCAGGGAACTGGATCACGAGTTTATCGCACAATATGCCTTCTGGCTAAAAACAGTCAGAAAATGCAATCACAATTCTACGGTCAAGTACCTCGCCAATTTTAAGAAGGTAGTGCTGGTATGTGTTAAAAACAGGTGGCTGCCGGGTGATCCGTTTGCCAATTTTAAATTAACAAAGAAAAAAGTGGAGAGAACCGCCCTGACAGAACGGGAACTGAGGCGTTTGGAGGAGAAGGAATTTTCGACAGCCAGGCTGGATGCAGTCAGAGATATTTTTGTGTTCAGCTGCTATACAGGACTTGCTTTTGCAGATGTTCAGAAGCTGAAACGGTCAGATATCAGAATTGGGGCTGATGGGAAGCACTGGATTTTTGTACACCGCCAGAAAACGAATGCGCCCTCGAGGATTCCATTGCTCGTTCAGGCTAAAAACATTCTTTCCAAGTACAGGAATGATCCGAAATGTTGCAACACTGGGATAGCATTACCTGTGCTGACGAACCAGCGGATGAACTCATACCTGAAAGAAATTGCCGACTGCTGCGGGATCAGGGCAGAACTTACGTTCCATATTGCAAGGCATACTTTTGCCACTACGGTCACACTCAATAATGGCGTGCCTATAGAATCAGTATCAAAAATGCTGGGTCATGCCGACATCAAGCAGACCCAGCATTACGCGAAAATGCAGGATGATAAGGTGAGCAGGGATATGCTCCAACTAGAGGAAAACTTGCTGGAGAAAAATAGTTTGAAGGAGGGCGAAACCAGGATGGCTAAAAGCTTTTTCGAATTACCGTAA
- a CDS encoding DUF4099 domain-containing protein: MNLISFNEQQLPMRDLETIGLATGGQLLLNVDDLKALLSGRRTALLELRNLEAGNIKIKSLNAKISLTEGKDGKVDLLIHPVYRKSATPDFLDDFESEQLQKGEVANLLKITVDDKGNRTERLVEFDADTREFIVSDTEKILVPDMVNNEFLTPAQKERYRKGQEVELADQTRFAYAAADLHGIRSNKIALVASILIDGGLSYMLYKGLNALFNKPRDEKEAERLSAGYRNAVADLEDQVRRFPEQTPRSNTRNGSSR; the protein is encoded by the coding sequence ATGAACCTGATTAGTTTTAACGAACAACAACTCCCTATGCGGGATTTGGAAACCATCGGTTTGGCGACCGGCGGTCAGCTGCTGCTGAATGTGGATGACCTGAAGGCCTTGCTTTCCGGCAGGCGTACAGCTCTTTTAGAACTGCGCAACCTGGAAGCCGGCAATATCAAAATCAAATCCCTGAATGCCAAAATTTCACTGACGGAGGGTAAAGACGGCAAAGTCGATCTGCTGATCCACCCGGTGTACCGGAAATCCGCCACACCGGATTTCCTGGACGATTTTGAGTCCGAACAGTTGCAGAAAGGGGAAGTTGCCAATCTGCTGAAGATTACCGTTGACGACAAGGGCAATAGAACGGAACGCCTCGTTGAGTTTGATGCGGATACACGTGAATTCATCGTTTCCGACACAGAAAAAATTCTGGTACCGGATATGGTGAACAACGAGTTCCTCACGCCCGCACAGAAAGAACGCTACCGGAAAGGGCAGGAAGTGGAACTGGCGGACCAGACCCGCTTTGCCTATGCCGCGGCCGATTTGCATGGCATCCGTTCCAACAAAATAGCGCTGGTAGCTTCAATTCTAATTGACGGCGGGTTGTCTTACATGCTTTACAAAGGACTGAATGCGTTGTTCAATAAGCCCCGGGATGAAAAGGAAGCGGAGCGCCTTAGCGCTGGCTACCGGAATGCCGTTGCAGACCTGGAAGATCAGGTGCGCCGGTTTCCGGAGCAGACGCCACGTTCCAATACCCGTAACGGCAGTTCACGCTGA